The Niastella koreensis GR20-10 genome includes a window with the following:
- a CDS encoding RDD family protein: MDYQDQTDLLQEEQNELGYVDPAGRGLRLANYLIDQIVLMVLINIITVAWTVIAKATGGVDPQKYLGADAVMTLNMNVLLVRAAMSLLITMIYYTVCETAMNGRTIGKLSTNTIAITQDGTPFTFKHALVRSICRAIPFELFSGLGYMPWHDSISKTAVVRKTW, from the coding sequence ATGGACTATCAGGATCAAACCGATTTATTGCAGGAAGAACAGAATGAACTGGGGTATGTTGACCCTGCGGGCCGGGGCTTACGTTTAGCGAATTATCTGATCGACCAGATCGTTCTGATGGTGCTCATTAATATTATTACTGTTGCCTGGACTGTTATTGCCAAGGCTACAGGCGGCGTGGACCCGCAAAAATATTTAGGCGCAGATGCCGTCATGACCCTGAATATGAATGTCTTACTGGTAAGGGCAGCCATGTCTTTACTTATTACAATGATTTATTATACGGTTTGCGAAACTGCCATGAATGGCAGAACCATAGGTAAACTTTCTACCAACACCATTGCTATTACCCAGGATGGCACCCCGTTCACTTTTAAGCATGCGCTGGTGCGCAGCATCTGCAGAGCAATTCCGTTTGAATTATTTAGCGGTTTAGGTTATATGCCCTGGCACGACAGCATATCAAAAACAGCTGTAGTCAGGAAAACCTGGTAG
- a CDS encoding FIST signal transduction protein — MQTTLLLYNDNKLETQNETASANLSKSQLVLGFGGKEVISSQPVYEKLKATFPEAHIVLCSTAGEIINSRVNDNSVSIAAIELEKTSIQPVIVNIQDYNNSYEAGKALIRLINFDNLSYILVISDGSTVNGSELVRGINELVNDRVPVTGGLAGDGTNFQSTVVGLNEKPSTGNIVAIPFYGQHFVVSHASMGGWEIFGPERTVTKSIANQLFEIEGQKALDLYKTYLGPYADELPGSALLFPLGVKIQDEDVPIVRTILSIDQETGSMVFAGDVPNGSKVRFMKANFDKLVDAATHAAGQAFKKLPGAPQLALLISCVGRKVILGKRTEEEVEAVADTFGNQTLLTGFYSYGEISPFNDHAKCELHNQTMTITTFDEI; from the coding sequence ATGCAAACTACCCTGCTGTTATACAACGACAATAAGCTGGAAACCCAAAACGAAACAGCCAGTGCCAATCTTTCCAAATCCCAACTGGTACTGGGTTTTGGCGGCAAAGAAGTTATTTCCTCCCAGCCAGTATATGAAAAATTAAAAGCAACCTTTCCCGAAGCGCACATTGTATTATGTTCCACTGCCGGCGAGATCATCAACAGCCGCGTAAACGATAATTCTGTATCCATTGCGGCTATTGAACTGGAAAAAACTTCTATTCAACCGGTTATAGTAAACATCCAGGATTACAATAACAGTTATGAAGCGGGTAAGGCATTAATCCGGCTGATCAACTTCGACAACCTTTCCTACATCCTGGTTATTTCTGATGGCAGTACCGTAAATGGCAGCGAACTGGTGCGCGGTATTAACGAACTGGTAAATGACCGGGTACCGGTTACCGGTGGCCTGGCGGGCGATGGCACGAATTTTCAATCGACCGTGGTTGGACTGAATGAAAAACCTTCTACCGGAAATATAGTAGCCATTCCATTTTATGGCCAGCACTTTGTAGTTTCTCATGCCTCCATGGGCGGCTGGGAAATCTTTGGCCCCGAGCGAACCGTTACAAAATCTATAGCTAATCAGTTATTTGAAATAGAAGGACAAAAAGCGCTTGACCTGTATAAAACCTATCTCGGCCCGTATGCCGATGAATTACCGGGATCAGCCCTGCTGTTCCCACTGGGTGTTAAAATACAGGATGAAGATGTTCCTATTGTACGCACCATTCTTTCCATTGACCAGGAAACCGGTAGCATGGTATTTGCCGGCGATGTTCCCAATGGCTCGAAGGTGCGGTTTATGAAAGCAAATTTTGATAAACTGGTTGATGCCGCTACCCATGCAGCTGGCCAGGCTTTTAAAAAACTTCCAGGGGCGCCACAACTTGCTTTATTGATCAGCTGTGTAGGCCGCAAGGTTATTTTAGGCAAACGTACCGAAGAAGAGGTAGAGGCTGTTGCTGACACATTTGGTAACCAAACTTTGCTCACCGGCTTTTACTCTTATGGCGAAATTTCGCCTTTTAATGACCACGCAAAATGCGAATTGCATAATCAAACAATGACCATTACAACCTTTGACGAGATATAA
- a CDS encoding NAD(P)/FAD-dependent oxidoreductase: MEQPVKKVVIVGGGFAGINLIKHLCKDSRFQVTLVDKNNYSFFPPLLYQVATAFIEPSNISYPFRRLFQEKTNLRFHMGSLLKVNPEQNTIETDTGMVDYDYLVLAMGTESNYFGMERVKAHSLPMKSIDDALNLRNHLLLNMEEAVHTDDFKEKEKHLNIVICGGGPTGVELAGMLAELGRNIALKEYPEIKDLRSHLYLIDAGKALLGPMSEKSQQEATRVLKKLGVHVINNTAVKDYQDDIVYLSDGRTIPTKVLIWASGVIGREVPGLPAAVIGRGRRVLVDEFNKVQGSQNIFVVGDLCLQTTDKNFPNGHPQLAQVAIQQGTLLGKNLTRLLDNNPMKPFAYNDKGSMAIISKFKAVCDLPKFFFKGFGAWLVWLFIHIIPLIGFRNKVKLAFSWGWSFITNDPTLRLIIRPRKQDVQ; the protein is encoded by the coding sequence ATGGAACAACCAGTAAAAAAAGTCGTTATTGTCGGTGGCGGTTTTGCCGGCATTAACCTTATCAAACATCTTTGTAAAGACAGCCGCTTTCAAGTTACCCTGGTAGACAAAAACAACTATTCCTTTTTTCCTCCGCTGCTATACCAGGTAGCAACCGCGTTTATTGAACCCTCCAATATCAGTTATCCATTTCGCAGATTGTTTCAGGAGAAAACCAACCTGCGGTTTCATATGGGTTCCCTGTTGAAGGTAAATCCGGAGCAGAACACTATTGAAACAGACACCGGCATGGTAGATTACGATTACCTGGTGCTGGCTATGGGTACGGAAAGTAATTACTTTGGTATGGAACGCGTAAAGGCCCACTCGCTGCCTATGAAAAGCATCGATGACGCGCTTAACCTGCGCAACCATTTATTGCTGAACATGGAAGAGGCAGTACATACCGACGACTTTAAAGAAAAAGAAAAGCACCTGAATATAGTGATCTGTGGTGGCGGGCCTACCGGTGTTGAACTGGCCGGCATGCTGGCCGAGCTGGGGCGTAATATTGCCTTAAAAGAATACCCTGAAATTAAAGACCTGCGCTCACACCTTTACCTGATAGACGCAGGTAAGGCATTACTGGGACCCATGAGTGAAAAATCACAACAGGAGGCTACCAGGGTTTTAAAAAAATTGGGCGTGCATGTGATCAACAATACCGCCGTAAAAGATTATCAGGACGATATAGTTTATCTGAGCGACGGAAGAACCATTCCCACCAAGGTACTGATCTGGGCCTCTGGTGTAATTGGCCGGGAGGTGCCTGGGCTGCCGGCTGCTGTTATTGGCCGGGGCAGAAGGGTATTGGTTGATGAGTTTAATAAAGTGCAGGGCTCGCAGAACATTTTTGTGGTAGGTGACCTTTGTTTGCAAACAACCGATAAAAATTTTCCCAATGGCCATCCCCAGTTAGCCCAGGTGGCTATTCAACAGGGTACCCTGCTGGGAAAAAACCTCACTAGGTTACTTGACAACAATCCCATGAAGCCTTTTGCCTACAACGATAAAGGCAGCATGGCCATTATTTCAAAATTTAAAGCCGTGTGCGACCTTCCCAAATTCTTCTTTAAGGGTTTTGGCGCCTGGCTGGTTTGGCTGTTCATTCACATTATTCCATTAATTGGTTTCCGTAATAAAGTGAAACTGGCCTTTAGCTGGGGCTGGTCGTTTATTACCAACGACCCCACCTTGCGATTGATCATTCGCCCGCGTAAACAGGATGTGCAGTGA
- a CDS encoding S46 family peptidase, translating to MKKILLTVVLAVTMVRTFADEGMWLPLLLGQQVYNDMVKRGLKLTKEQLYSVNKSSIKDAIIIFGGFCTGEIVSNEGLIFTNHHCGYDATANASTVEHNYLKDGFWSKSKQEEIPSAGLYAEFLTEIKDVTAEVLDAAKGLSGLERQQKVTDITAAINKRYSDEATSTIARTSSLFKGNQYLVFVYKRYSDIRLAGVPPESIGKYGGDTDNWEWPRHTGDFSIFRVYMSKDGKPADYSPENVPLKPKHFLPVSIKGIKDGDYAMIYGYPGGTNRYETSYGIKQKIDIDNPTLVKLRDMRLKYMFSQMKDDPAVKLQLASDYASIANYWKFFDGESKQLIKYDVYDTKKTAEAKFQIWANGKPEFENLFKDWGAAYDAWRPYSKHRVYINEGIFGSPLLAYAASLQRVEMAIVQKGSSADIKKAMDAAKEARTEMLKGENKPSDQNIVAAVLMMYYKDIDKAQHPIGFYDNLKSNFGDLNDENTYKKYAASIFANTMILDNAKWDAFANNPDATVLQADPAYAVASAFLKNWQGKFMQYSQQFTVKNNEYGRLYLKGVMQMDTVKAKKMYPDATFTMRVSFGNVKSYAPRDAVKYDYVTTMKGILEKYVPGDYEFDLPAKLLELAKKRDFGQYIDKQRNDLVVGFITTNDITGGNSGSPVIDGMGNLIGLAFDGNYEALSHKIQFDPVYNRTICVDVRYVLWCIDKLGGATNLINELKLVKQ from the coding sequence ATGAAGAAAATTCTTTTAACGGTTGTGTTAGCCGTTACTATGGTGCGCACCTTTGCCGATGAAGGCATGTGGCTGCCACTATTGCTTGGACAACAAGTGTATAACGACATGGTGAAGCGCGGTTTGAAGCTTACCAAAGAACAGTTATACAGTGTAAACAAGTCATCCATTAAAGACGCAATTATCATTTTCGGTGGATTTTGCACCGGTGAAATTGTAAGTAACGAAGGCCTCATTTTTACCAACCACCACTGTGGTTATGATGCTACGGCCAATGCCAGTACGGTAGAACACAACTATCTTAAAGATGGTTTCTGGTCAAAAAGCAAACAGGAAGAAATCCCTTCTGCCGGTTTATATGCCGAGTTTCTGACAGAGATCAAAGATGTTACCGCTGAAGTGCTCGATGCAGCCAAAGGATTAAGTGGGTTGGAACGTCAGCAAAAAGTAACAGATATTACCGCAGCCATCAACAAACGATACAGCGATGAGGCTACCAGCACTATTGCCCGTACAAGCTCCCTGTTCAAAGGCAACCAGTACCTGGTGTTTGTTTACAAACGTTATTCTGATATCCGGCTGGCCGGTGTGCCACCTGAAAGCATTGGTAAATATGGTGGCGATACCGACAACTGGGAATGGCCCCGCCATACCGGTGACTTTTCTATCTTCCGTGTTTATATGAGTAAAGATGGAAAACCGGCAGACTACTCACCCGAGAACGTGCCATTAAAACCCAAACATTTTCTGCCTGTATCTATCAAAGGCATTAAAGACGGCGACTATGCCATGATCTATGGTTATCCCGGCGGCACCAACCGTTATGAAACTTCATACGGCATCAAACAAAAAATTGATATCGACAATCCCACGCTGGTAAAGCTGCGCGATATGCGGTTGAAATATATGTTTTCGCAAATGAAAGACGATCCGGCAGTTAAACTGCAGCTGGCCAGCGATTACGCTTCCATTGCCAATTACTGGAAATTCTTTGATGGCGAAAGCAAACAGCTGATCAAGTACGATGTGTACGATACGAAAAAAACAGCCGAAGCAAAATTTCAAATCTGGGCCAATGGCAAACCGGAGTTTGAAAATCTTTTCAAAGACTGGGGAGCCGCATATGATGCATGGCGCCCCTATTCAAAACACCGGGTGTACATCAATGAAGGTATTTTTGGATCGCCCCTGTTAGCCTATGCAGCCTCCCTGCAACGTGTGGAGATGGCGATTGTACAGAAGGGCAGCTCAGCAGATATTAAAAAAGCGATGGATGCAGCAAAAGAGGCAAGAACCGAAATGCTGAAGGGCGAAAACAAACCATCTGACCAGAACATTGTAGCAGCGGTGTTGATGATGTACTACAAGGATATTGACAAAGCCCAACACCCCATTGGCTTTTATGATAATTTGAAATCGAACTTTGGCGACCTGAACGATGAAAATACGTATAAGAAATACGCCGCCAGCATTTTTGCAAACACCATGATCCTGGATAATGCCAAATGGGACGCTTTTGCAAACAACCCTGATGCTACTGTACTACAGGCTGATCCTGCTTATGCTGTTGCAAGCGCGTTCTTAAAGAACTGGCAGGGTAAGTTTATGCAGTATTCTCAACAGTTCACCGTGAAGAATAATGAGTATGGCCGCCTGTACCTGAAGGGTGTTATGCAAATGGATACCGTGAAAGCCAAAAAAATGTATCCCGATGCCACTTTCACCATGCGGGTAAGCTTTGGTAATGTAAAAAGCTACGCCCCCCGGGATGCAGTTAAGTATGACTACGTAACTACCATGAAAGGTATTCTGGAAAAATACGTACCTGGCGATTATGAGTTCGACCTGCCGGCCAAATTGCTGGAACTGGCTAAGAAAAGAGATTTCGGCCAGTATATCGACAAACAACGGAATGACCTGGTAGTTGGTTTTATCACTACCAACGACATTACCGGTGGTAATTCCGGTTCACCGGTGATCGATGGCATGGGTAACCTGATTGGTCTGGCATTTGATGGCAATTATGAAGCATTGAGCCACAAGATCCAGTTTGACCCGGTTTACAACCGTACCATTTGTGTGGATGTTCGCTACGTACTGTGGTGCATCGACAAACTGGGCGGGGCTACCAACCTGATAAATGAATTGAAACTGGTTAAACAGTAA
- a CDS encoding patatin-like phospholipase family protein: MAAITGLLQRLTTLVRNVLRALWVFFPGILFLVLTLACFWNLAQGKDLMVLATEHRGFFLLFQSFLSFLVLVSWYAARTVANAKRQCVYAAPDYLPEGYYKHMPRFIGFTLFSIIMLAFVQTPLFGYDIESDSKLFFWLLIASVPYYFWMNRFFERRFKTIRLNKLFFVTVVILVGGSSLITANIRRYSWLVIVMMLVLQACFMILVVTRREALEKEKKSGKKVVPVTSKRFRLASFLGIPPEEIRFHIAFLLISLVALVIYLACTLNVAFAVSLGTFPFVLLAFSVFMGFGFIMTFISVRIGINIHIIFLLLVFIFGQWTERHHVALVQKKDTIKESFADKASVKDYFIQWVKDRDTLIRKSKEFPVYFVLSDGGASRSGYWVASVLGKLEDTSQHGFSKHLFCLSGASGGSVGNAAFYTLLKDAADRPDKDLPGNQPFYQAGKEYLRSDFLTYTLSRMLGHDFLVTMFPFNTGDDRAKALTDALEQAPKDSVLLKNQLQVPFSELAVYKNRVNTKLPILCVNTTRMQDGAPSVISTIAIDPITFNNRIDVLARLTGKNDMKLSTAVVLGASFPYISPAGRIDGLKFLKQGPTEFPFYFVDGGYVDNSGAGVVHEMIIKLNALRDSICASKNDTILQSNCQKITFYVMHISNGPEGDILLKKVNPFVNDLAAPIKTLMGAYGVQTSINDSRLKNYLSGLYRNNLHYKPINLYRPQEPLKYSMNWVISGRTLDSMDQRLYSGDVRAYMVKILQELKR, from the coding sequence ATGGCGGCTATAACCGGACTCTTACAACGCCTGACTACCCTGGTGCGCAATGTCCTTCGTGCACTATGGGTTTTCTTCCCGGGCATTCTTTTTCTTGTATTAACGCTGGCTTGTTTCTGGAACCTGGCACAAGGTAAAGACCTGATGGTGCTGGCAACCGAGCACCGCGGCTTTTTCCTGTTATTTCAATCCTTCTTAAGTTTTCTGGTACTGGTGAGCTGGTATGCAGCCCGTACCGTGGCCAACGCCAAAAGGCAATGCGTATATGCTGCACCGGATTATTTGCCGGAAGGGTACTATAAACACATGCCACGCTTTATAGGCTTTACCCTGTTCTCTATTATTATGCTGGCCTTTGTGCAAACACCCCTGTTTGGCTACGACATAGAAAGCGATAGCAAGTTGTTCTTTTGGTTATTGATAGCATCGGTTCCCTATTACTTTTGGATGAACCGGTTTTTTGAACGGCGGTTCAAGACCATCCGGTTGAACAAACTGTTTTTTGTAACGGTGGTGATCCTGGTGGGCGGTTCCTCATTAATTACGGCTAACATCCGCCGTTATTCCTGGCTGGTGATAGTTATGATGCTGGTGTTGCAGGCCTGTTTTATGATCCTGGTTGTTACCCGGCGGGAGGCGCTGGAAAAAGAAAAGAAATCGGGTAAGAAAGTAGTACCGGTAACAAGCAAAAGATTCCGGCTGGCCAGCTTTCTCGGCATTCCACCCGAAGAAATCCGATTTCACATTGCCTTTTTATTAATAAGCCTGGTAGCGCTGGTTATTTACCTGGCCTGTACGCTCAATGTGGCCTTTGCAGTTAGCCTGGGTACCTTCCCCTTTGTATTGCTGGCATTCTCTGTATTTATGGGGTTTGGATTTATTATGACGTTTATCTCTGTTCGCATTGGTATCAACATCCATATTATTTTCCTGCTGCTTGTTTTCATTTTCGGCCAGTGGACGGAACGCCACCATGTGGCATTGGTTCAAAAAAAAGACACCATCAAAGAAAGCTTTGCAGATAAAGCCAGTGTAAAGGACTATTTTATTCAATGGGTAAAAGATCGCGATACGCTGATCAGGAAATCGAAAGAGTTTCCTGTGTACTTTGTACTATCAGATGGCGGCGCTTCGCGCTCCGGTTACTGGGTGGCTTCGGTATTGGGAAAACTGGAAGATACTTCGCAACACGGGTTTTCAAAACACCTTTTTTGTTTATCTGGAGCTTCGGGTGGCAGTGTAGGCAATGCGGCTTTTTATACCCTGTTAAAAGATGCAGCCGACCGGCCTGATAAAGATCTGCCAGGTAACCAGCCCTTCTACCAGGCGGGGAAAGAATACCTGCGCAGCGATTTTCTTACGTATACACTCAGCCGTATGCTGGGCCACGATTTCCTGGTTACCATGTTTCCATTCAATACCGGTGACGACCGGGCCAAAGCACTAACAGATGCCCTGGAACAGGCGCCTAAGGATAGTGTGTTGTTAAAGAACCAGCTGCAGGTGCCATTTTCAGAATTGGCGGTGTATAAAAACCGGGTAAACACCAAACTGCCCATTCTTTGTGTGAATACTACCCGTATGCAGGATGGAGCGCCGTCCGTGATCAGCACCATCGCCATTGACCCAATTACATTTAATAACCGGATTGATGTACTGGCACGGCTTACCGGTAAAAATGATATGAAGCTGAGCACGGCAGTAGTGCTGGGCGCCAGCTTTCCTTATATAAGTCCGGCCGGACGTATAGACGGGTTAAAGTTTTTGAAACAGGGGCCTACGGAGTTTCCTTTTTACTTTGTAGATGGCGGGTATGTGGATAATTCCGGCGCCGGGGTGGTGCATGAGATGATCATTAAATTGAATGCCCTGCGCGATTCCATCTGCGCTTCAAAGAACGATACCATTCTGCAAAGCAATTGTCAGAAGATCACGTTTTACGTAATGCACATCAGCAATGGCCCCGAGGGCGATATATTATTAAAAAAGGTTAATCCGTTTGTGAACGACCTGGCGGCGCCCATTAAAACCCTTATGGGTGCTTATGGCGTGCAAACAAGTATCAACGATAGCCGGCTGAAGAATTACCTGTCGGGCCTGTACCGGAATAACCTGCATTACAAACCTATAAATCTCTACCGGCCCCAGGAGCCCCTGAAATACTCCATGAACTGGGTCATTTCGGGCCGAACGTTGGATAGCATGGACCAGCGGTTATATTCCGGCGATGTACGGGCCTATATGGTAAAGATCCTGCAGGAACTAAAGCGTTAA
- a CDS encoding PAS domain S-box protein: MSFNKLLERQIKKYLPEDYFLEEHLNRFIQAVHDSYEEYERDRKLFNHAFACSEKEYMEINEQLKREAKLKHASIQHLKETINKFKGSDDLNYNETDDLSDIINYLEHELQEKKKADILLQQSEKRLRLALQTIDDNVWEYHFPSRTMTFAVNEKSILDLDRNVYEGNENLVWWQTIVEEDRPIAIETFQKYMSGEISKHCVEYRVKLKDGSTRWILNRGGVISKSKNGKPVTIIGTLTDIQNYKNIQGELTATANRLSHLLINLQTGVLLEDENGKVVLTNKKFTDFFAYPGSPETLVGIECTELYESSTALFKHPLEFITNTARHLKARQPVNNEELKMADGRVLERNYIPLFIDDVYRGHLWTYNDITERKRSEIKLKRQEEKYRSIIANMNLGLIEVDLEQNIRYVNQSFCFMSGYEEHELIGQNASDLFVKEENKEMVENKNDLRQTGLSDAYEMNVNTKHSDSHWWLVSGAPLYNDKQQHIGSIGIHLDITEQKMLQRQLEEAKKIAEKSVHAKDLFLANMSHEIRTPMNAILGMSKQLQKTILNQQQQSFLEIIGTAAENLLVIINDILDFSKLEAGKVTLEEIGFNMHDLVTNTSRVLKLKAEEKGLMFEVTVHPGVANVLKGDPYRINQVLMNLLSNSIKFTKRGRVALECMLYRSKPDLQELDIIISDTGKGMDEAYLKNLFNKFSQEDESIARSYGGTGLGMSIVKQLVELMNGTIEVQSKKGEGTTVTIQLSFPKGSESDLPKKDNSHVEAHILADKKILVVEDNEMNRIVAETILNQYGATISEAVNGMDAIDALRHNHFDIVLMDIQMPVMDGLEATRHVRQELASNIPIIALTANAVKGEMEKCIQAGMNDYLSKPFEEEDLIRLIAKWLGRETHFGPVKLTEVTDTPLYDLCKLKQITRGDEKFIIKMLQVFISETTTSLTNLEQAFEQKDIKQVQFLAHRMKSSLNNLNICSAGSIAEKIEKGDWAACDFPALQKQIIALRKVIDKVIPMIMADYAELHC; the protein is encoded by the coding sequence ATGAGTTTCAATAAACTTCTTGAACGGCAAATTAAAAAATACCTTCCTGAAGATTATTTTTTGGAGGAGCACCTGAACCGTTTTATTCAGGCGGTACATGATTCGTACGAAGAATACGAACGCGACCGTAAGCTGTTTAACCATGCGTTCGCGTGCAGTGAAAAAGAGTACATGGAAATAAATGAACAATTAAAAAGAGAAGCCAAACTAAAGCACGCTTCCATTCAGCACTTAAAGGAAACTATTAATAAGTTCAAGGGCAGCGATGACCTGAATTACAACGAAACCGACGACCTCTCCGATATTATCAATTACCTGGAGCATGAACTGCAGGAAAAGAAAAAAGCAGACATCCTGCTGCAACAATCTGAAAAAAGGTTACGCCTTGCCTTGCAAACCATAGACGACAACGTTTGGGAATATCATTTTCCTTCCCGGACCATGACCTTTGCCGTTAACGAAAAATCGATCCTCGATCTTGACCGGAATGTTTATGAAGGAAATGAAAACCTCGTTTGGTGGCAAACCATTGTGGAAGAGGACCGGCCTATCGCCATTGAAACCTTTCAGAAGTACATGAGCGGGGAGATCTCCAAACATTGTGTTGAATACCGGGTAAAATTGAAAGATGGGTCAACAAGGTGGATCCTTAACCGCGGAGGTGTGATTAGTAAATCGAAAAATGGTAAACCCGTTACCATTATTGGTACCCTCACCGATATTCAAAACTATAAAAATATTCAGGGCGAATTGACTGCCACTGCCAACCGCCTTAGTCATTTGCTCATTAACCTGCAAACCGGCGTATTGCTGGAAGATGAAAATGGTAAGGTGGTGCTTACCAATAAAAAATTCACCGATTTCTTCGCCTATCCCGGTTCACCCGAAACACTGGTAGGCATTGAATGTACCGAACTGTACGAAAGCAGTACTGCCTTATTTAAACATCCGCTTGAATTTATAACGAATACCGCCCGGCATTTAAAAGCCCGCCAGCCGGTAAATAATGAGGAATTAAAAATGGCGGATGGCCGCGTACTGGAAAGAAACTACATTCCATTATTTATTGACGATGTATACCGCGGCCACTTATGGACGTACAACGACATCACCGAAAGAAAAAGATCGGAAATAAAACTGAAGCGGCAGGAAGAAAAGTACCGGAGCATTATCGCCAATATGAACCTGGGCCTTATTGAGGTTGATCTTGAACAAAACATCCGCTATGTGAATCAAAGCTTTTGCTTTATGAGCGGGTATGAAGAGCATGAACTGATAGGCCAAAATGCATCGGACCTTTTCGTGAAGGAGGAGAATAAGGAGATGGTTGAAAACAAGAACGACCTGCGGCAAACCGGGCTCTCCGATGCCTATGAAATGAACGTCAATACCAAACATAGTGATTCCCACTGGTGGTTAGTTTCCGGAGCTCCTTTATACAACGACAAGCAACAACATATCGGTTCTATTGGCATTCACCTGGATATTACGGAGCAAAAGATGCTGCAACGCCAGCTGGAAGAGGCCAAAAAGATCGCCGAAAAATCGGTTCATGCCAAAGACCTGTTCCTGGCTAACATGAGCCATGAAATAAGAACGCCCATGAACGCCATCCTGGGCATGAGCAAACAATTGCAAAAGACCATTCTTAATCAACAGCAGCAGTCGTTCCTGGAGATCATTGGCACCGCAGCAGAAAACCTGCTGGTGATCATCAACGATATTCTCGACTTTTCAAAACTGGAAGCCGGCAAGGTTACGCTGGAAGAGATCGGGTTCAACATGCACGACCTGGTAACCAATACCAGCCGGGTGTTAAAATTAAAGGCAGAAGAAAAAGGGCTCATGTTTGAAGTAACGGTTCATCCCGGCGTGGCCAATGTTTTAAAAGGCGACCCCTACCGCATCAACCAGGTGCTGATGAACCTGCTCAGCAACTCCATCAAATTCACTAAACGCGGCAGGGTTGCGCTGGAATGCATGCTTTATAGAAGCAAACCCGATCTGCAGGAACTGGATATCATCATCAGCGATACCGGTAAGGGCATGGATGAAGCCTATTTAAAAAATCTCTTCAATAAATTCAGCCAGGAAGATGAAAGCATTGCCCGCAGTTATGGCGGCACTGGCCTTGGCATGAGCATTGTAAAACAACTGGTTGAACTGATGAACGGCACCATTGAGGTGCAAAGTAAAAAGGGCGAAGGCACCACGGTCACCATTCAATTGTCTTTTCCAAAAGGTTCCGAAAGCGATCTGCCTAAAAAAGACAACAGCCATGTGGAAGCCCATATTCTGGCCGATAAAAAAATCTTAGTGGTAGAAGATAATGAAATGAACCGGATAGTTGCTGAAACCATCCTGAACCAATATGGCGCAACCATTTCAGAAGCGGTGAATGGCATGGACGCAATCGACGCCCTTCGCCATAACCATTTTGATATTGTATTGATGGATATTCAAATGCCGGTAATGGATGGGTTGGAAGCTACCCGCCATGTAAGGCAGGAACTGGCATCGAACATCCCCATCATTGCGCTTACCGCCAATGCCGTAAAAGGTGAAATGGAAAAATGCATTCAGGCCGGCATGAACGATTATTTAAGCAAGCCTTTTGAGGAAGAAGACCTGATACGCCTGATTGCAAAATGGCTGGGCAGGGAAACACATTTTGGTCCGGTAAAATTAACTGAGGTAACAGATACACCATTGTACGACCTGTGCAAGCTGAAACAAATTACCCGCGGCGATGAAAAGTTCATAATTAAAATGCTGCAGGTTTTCATCAGTGAAACCACCACCAGCCTTACCAACCTGGAACAGGCTTTTGAACAAAAAGATATTAAACAGGTACAATTTCTGGCGCATCGCATGAAGTCATCGCTCAACAACCTGAACATTTGTTCAGCAGGCAGCATTGCCGAAAAAATTGAAAAGGGCGATTGGGCAGCATGCGATTTCCCGGCATTGCAAAAACAAATCATTGCACTCAGAAAGGTCATTGATAAAGTGATCCCGATGATCATGGCCGATTACGCTGAACTCCATTGCTGA